In Chrysemys picta bellii isolate R12L10 chromosome 3, ASM1138683v2, whole genome shotgun sequence, a single genomic region encodes these proteins:
- the LOC101933998 gene encoding golgin subfamily A member 6-like protein 26 isoform X3, which yields MLKTDRERINNQINVAAELHSREKQALLEEIIQLKRRKEQTDRQASEKEMELLRARQELEQQQTNLSNCEQKILVIQSKLKQRSEQQTAVDLQLSEKRKELMKVQFAVHEMEDKIFKKTAMMQDQITHDIRSEISFLHQQLREKDLLAEQDRFLRSKMMDDYASLTTENAVLRSQLLELNKQLNIERALREESSTSQSSSFTQLLKVKDQEEHLKHEIKMHQELLQQEKKNLQELMEKIHILEQGSTSLDLNVATICSRIAEMKGMLDKEEQDNIELQRDKALLVDLVSSLQNQLVGRDSELSQTSTKMLQLDQDISALKTKHVLRQSLQSEKWQEISKMASSMRKLTKSMTDVADSMGKY from the exons AACTTCATTCTAGAGAGAAGCAGGCTTTACTAGAGGAGATCATACAACTGAAGAGAAGGAaggaacagacagacagacaggcctCTGAAAAGGAAATGGAGCTATTGCGTGCCAGGCAGGAATTAGAACAGCAACAAACCAATCTGAGTAATTGTGAACAGAAAATCCTTGTGATACAGTCAAAG TTGAAGCAACGGTCAGAGCAGCAGACGGCAGTAGATTTGCAGCTTTCTGAAAAGAGAAAGGAACTTATGAAAGTGCAGTTTGCTGTGCATGAAATGGaagacaaaatatttaaaaaaactgcaATGATGCAAGACCAGATCACACATGACATCAG AAGTGAGATAAGTTTTCTTCATCAGCAATTGAGAGAGAAAGATCTACTGGCAGAGCAGGACCGTTTCTTAAGAAGCAAAATGATGGATGATTATGCATCCCTGACCACAGAGAATGCTGTGCTGCGTTCCCAGCTCTTGGAACTTAACAAGCAACTGAACATA GAGAGAGCCCTCAGGGAAGAGAGTTCTACATCTCAGTCTTCCAGCTTTACTCAACTTCTCAAAGTGAAAGACCAAGAAGAGCATCTGAAACATGAGATCAAGATGCACCAAGAGCTTTTGCAGCAGGAAAAGAAAAACTTGCAAGAACTTATGGAAAAG ATTCATATTTTGGAACAAGGAAGCACATCTCTTGACTTAAATGTAGCAACAATATGTAGTCGAATAGCTGAAATGAAGGGTATGCTGGACAAAGAGGAACAGGATAATATTGAACTACAGAGAGATAAAGCTTTATTGGTAGATCTTGTATCTAGTTTACAAAACCAG CTTGTTGGGAGGGACAGTGAACTCTCGCAAACATCTACTAAGATGCTGCAGCTTGATCAGGATATTTCAGCACTGAAAACAAAGCATGTGTTACGTCAGTCTCTTCAGTCAGAAAAATGGCAGGAAATCTCCAAAATGGCAAGCTCGATGAGGAAACTTACCAAATCAATGACAGATGTAGCAGATAGCATGGGGAAATATTAG